In Halobacteria archaeon AArc-dxtr1, the sequence CCGTGAAGGTGGTCCACGAATCGGACGACGGCGAGCAGATCATCGCGAGCAAAGCCGAGACGGCAGACGGGATCCTCACCCAGGGGCTGGGGCTGATGTTTCGGCGCTCGCTTCCGGCGGAGTACGCACTCGCCTTCCGGTTCGATCGGGCCAAGACCCGGAGCATCCACATGCTGTTCGTCTTCGTTCCACTCGACGTCATCTGGGTTCGCGAGGGGGTCGTCGAACGAGTCGAGCGACTGGCACCGTGGCGCGGGTTCGCGCGGGCGGAGGCGGATCTGATCCTCGAACTGCCTGCGGGCGCGGCTGCAGGCGTGAGCGCCGGCGACCGTATTCGGCTCGAGGAAGCGTGACCGCCGACGGCCGGTCGCATTCCCAACCGGCGGGTTTAAGGTTACGGTCTCCATTAGAGGCAGGTACGATGGCACGAGATACACTCTCAACGCCGTACGCCGAGGATAGAGGAAGTCGGGGCGACCCGGCTGGGCGTGAAATTCCGCGACGACACTGATCGCAGTTCATCACTCTTGCCTGTAACGCATTCACCCGCCGAGACGATCGACCCCGACCGTACCGTCCGCCTGCTCGATACGACCCTTCGTGACGGCGAACAAGCCCCCGGCATCTCGCTGTCTCCGGACGAGAAAGTCGAGATCGCCCGCGCCTTAGACCGCACCGGCGCTTCGGTCATCGAGGCCGGCAGCGCCTGTACGGGCGCAGGCGAGCGACAGGCGATCTCGCGGGTGACCGATTTAGAGCTCGACGCGCGCGTAACGAGCTTCTGTCGCGGTCTCAAGACGGACATCGATCTCGCACTCGAGTGTGACGTCGACGGCATCCACCTCGTCGTTCCCGCGAGCGACCGCCACGTCGAGGACAAGGTCGGCACCTCCCGCGAGGAGAACGTCGAGCGGACGGCTGAACTCGTCTCCTACGCCAAAGACCAGGGGCTGTGGGTCGAGGTCATCGGCGAGGACGGCTCGCGGGCCGATCTGGACTATCTGGAGACCCTTATGCAAGCCGCCCTCGAGGCTGGCGCCGACCGAACCTGCTTTGCCGACACGGTCGGCCACACCGGCCCGGAGCGCACCGCCGAAGCCGTCTCCCGACTGGCCGAACTGGGTCCCGTAAGCGCTCACACCCACGACGACCTCGGGCTGGGCGTCGCAAACGCGCTCGCGGCGATCTCCGCGGGCGCAGACCTGGTCCACTGCACCGTCAACGGGTTGGGCGAACGCGCGGGCAACGTCGCCCTAGAGGAGGTCGCGATCGCGTTAGAGCACGTCTACAATGTCGAAACCGTGGAGTTGACGGAGCTGTACGACCTCTCACAGCTCGTCTCACGAGCGACGGGCGTCGCGCTCCCACCGAACAAGGCGGTCGTCGGCGAGAACGCCTTCACCCACGAGAGCGGTATCCACACCGACGGAACGTTAAAAGACGACAAGATGTACGAGCCGTACCCACCCGAAACGGTGGGACGCGAGCGCCGACTCGCGCTTGGCAAACACACCGGTCGCGCGGG encodes:
- a CDS encoding DUF192 domain-containing protein, producing MKVVHESDDGEQIIASKAETADGILTQGLGLMFRRSLPAEYALAFRFDRAKTRSIHMLFVFVPLDVIWVREGVVERVERLAPWRGFARAEADLILELPAGAAAGVSAGDRIRLEEA
- a CDS encoding 2-isopropylmalate synthase, whose protein sequence is MPVTHSPAETIDPDRTVRLLDTTLRDGEQAPGISLSPDEKVEIARALDRTGASVIEAGSACTGAGERQAISRVTDLELDARVTSFCRGLKTDIDLALECDVDGIHLVVPASDRHVEDKVGTSREENVERTAELVSYAKDQGLWVEVIGEDGSRADLDYLETLMQAALEAGADRTCFADTVGHTGPERTAEAVSRLAELGPVSAHTHDDLGLGVANALAAISAGADLVHCTVNGLGERAGNVALEEVAIALEHVYNVETVELTELYDLSQLVSRATGVALPPNKAVVGENAFTHESGIHTDGTLKDDKMYEPYPPETVGRERRLALGKHTGRAGVRAALEEHDVAADEDEVAEIAQRVTQLGDRGRRVTDADLLAVAEDVTGDEHDRVVELVDLAATSGGPVPTASVRLDVAGEERVASGTGSGPVDAAVSAVRTALGSAADAELEAYQVDAVTGGTDAIVTVEVTMSRDDRTVTVARSEADITRASVEAMVDALDRLLESDAQALAPADD